In the Chitinivorax sp. B genome, one interval contains:
- a CDS encoding MFS transporter, which produces MTTLVAVRKNGTSAIAADSQSTFGDTRLAAAFDAASNKIFQIGDSYVGISGSAAHDLVLQSALKKQKKLDLSSRAAIFETFRKLHPILKEEFFLKPDEEEDDPYESSQMTVLIANPHGIFGVYSMREVYQFERFWAIGSGREYAIGAMHALYDQFDAEGIARAGVEAGCTFDINSSLPLTLYTAAAV; this is translated from the coding sequence ATGACCACACTGGTAGCTGTAAGAAAAAATGGCACATCGGCGATTGCCGCCGACAGCCAGTCCACTTTTGGTGATACCCGTCTTGCCGCTGCATTTGATGCGGCCAGTAACAAGATATTCCAGATCGGCGATAGTTATGTCGGTATTTCTGGCAGTGCTGCTCATGATCTGGTGCTGCAGAGTGCGCTGAAAAAACAGAAGAAGCTTGATTTATCCAGCCGTGCCGCTATTTTCGAGACCTTCCGCAAACTTCACCCGATTTTGAAGGAAGAATTCTTCCTGAAGCCGGACGAAGAGGAGGATGATCCCTACGAATCGAGCCAGATGACTGTGCTGATTGCCAATCCACATGGCATCTTCGGTGTTTATTCGATGCGTGAGGTGTATCAGTTCGAGCGCTTCTGGGCGATTGGGTCGGGGCGTGAGTATGCCATCGGTGCCATGCATGCGCTATATGATCAGTTTGACGCAGAAGGTATTGCTCGGGCTGGCGTTGAAGCGGGTTGTACCTTCGATATCAATTCGTCCTTGCCCTTAACCCTGTATACCGCGGCTGCGGTTTGA